CGTTTCCCCCATCCCGCCCTCGTTCAACCGGATCGGCCCGGACACATTGCTGAAAATCGGTGGACGGGTCTGGAAGCCTTATTTCGGCGCCGGCCACTCGCCGGACCATGTCTGCCTCTATTCCCAGACGGACAACATCATGCTCGGCGGCGATCTCCTGCTGCCCCGGATCACGCCGATCATCGCCGTCTGGTGGACCGAACCGGATGCGAACCCGCTGCAGGACTTCCTGAATTTCCTTGCCCGCATGGAAGGCAGCGCTGACGAGATGCTGGTCCTGCCCGGCCATGACGGCCCTTACCGGGGCATCAATTTCCGGATCGGCGCCCTGAGAAGCCATCACGATCAGCGGCTGGAAGAAGCCGCGGCCGCCTGCGCCCGCCCCGGCTCGGCGGCGGAGATCATGCGCGCGCTCTTCACCCGCGAACTGGATCTGCACCAGACCCGCTTCGCCATCGGCGAGACCCTGGCACATCTCCATCTGCTGATGCAGGACGGCGAGGTCCGGCGGGAGCTCGGCGACGACGGGACCTATCGTTTCGAACGCGCCGCCTAGAGCGCGTCGCTGTCCTGGACGACGCCGCTGATCAGGTTTTCGCGATAGAGTGCGGCCTCGTCGAGCCAGGCCGCCGCCGGCGTCAGTGACGCGAGCAGTTTCTGGATCGCCTTCTCCTGCTCACGCCGCGCGCCCTCCGCGCCTTCCACATCGATTTCCCTGAAAGAGAGCCTGTCGCCCGGCTTCATCCGTCCGAGACGCGGAATGTCAGCGGAAATCACCGTGCCGATCTTCGGATAACCGCCGGTCGTCTGATGGTCGGCAAGCAGGATGATCGGCATGCCGTTGCCCGGCACCTGGACCGCCCCCGTCACGATCCCGTCTGAGGTGATGTTGTAGCCGCGCGCATGCTCCAGCGCCGGACCTTCCAGCCGCATCCCCATCCGGTCGGCCTCGCGGCTTATTTTATATTCCGTCTCGAAAAACGCCGCCGTGCTCGCCTCGCTGAAATAGTCCCGCTGCGGGCCGAGGACGACGCGGACCGGACCGGTCTCCTCGAGATAGGCCGGGCGCTCCAGCCGGAGTTCGCCACGCTCCTCGGCCTCCGAGAGCCGGAGCGGCAGCTCGTCCCCATCCTTCAGCGCCCGGCCATGAAAACCGCCGATACGCGAGCGCCCGTAGGTCGAAAGACTGTCGAACACGGCGGGCAGGTCAAACCCGCCCTCAACGCAAAGATAGGCGACGCCGCTGTCGGAAACCGGCGCGACCGAGAGACGCTGTCCGCGACGGAGCGTGACGCTCTGATAGGATGGAAGCGTCACCCGTTCGCTGGCTTCGACGATGAGTTCGGCCCGGGTCCCAGTCAATGCCACGCGCACGCTCTCGACCGTCACTTCCAGCGTCGGACCGACCAGCCGGAATTCGATCGCCGCCATCCCGCCATCGTTGCCGACCAACGCGTTGCCGATACGAAGCGACACCGGATCGAGCGCGCCGGATACGGGCACGCCGCGATTCTGGAATGCAGGACGGCCGAAATCCTGCAATGTCGGTGCGAAACCGGCTTGGATAACCCTGAAACCGTTCATGGCACGATTTCCTCGGAGGCCGGTTTGTAATCGTCCGCCTCGACCGCTTTTCGAATGCTCTCATATTCCCGAAGGGGCACCGGTTCGAAACGGATCCGGTCGCCGGCGGCCACGAGGATCGGTTCCGACCTCTCGGGCTCGAAGAACTCGACCGGCGTCTGCCCAATGAGATGCCATCCGCCCGGACATTCGACCGTATAGACCGTCGTCTGGCGCACGGCGACGGAGATCGAGCGCGCCGGAACCTTCACACGCGGCTCAAAGAGGCGCGGAATGTCGAATTCTTCCGGCAGCAGCCCCAGATACGGAAATCCGGGCAGGAACCCCATCATGAAGACCTCGAGCGGTTCGGCCGCATGACGGCGCACCACCTCGCCGGTATCGAGCTTCATCTCCCGAGCGACGTTTTCGAGGTCCGGCGCGCAACGCCCCTCGTAGCAGACCGGAATCGTCCAGAGCCGGTAGGCATCCTCCTCGTCATGCTCATGATGCAACAGTTCCGAAATAGCGGCGCGAAGCGCAGCCGAACCGGTCTCCAGCGGATCGTAATGCACCATCAGCGAGCGAATCGTCGGAACGATGTCCACAATCCCTTTCGCTCCGGACTCGCGCAGTTTTGCGGCAAGATGACGGACACGGCGGTTGACGGCGGCATCGACCGCTTCACCGAACTGCACCACGAGCGCCGTGTCACCGGCGGGAAGAAAAACAGGTTCCGACATGACAATGGTTCTGTTCAGGACATGGACCGGGCGAAGGAAATGGCGCTAGTCTCGGACACTCATCGAGTTCCGTTCGGGAGGGTGCCAGCGCACTTCCCGACAATAGCCACGTGAGCGACCCATGACCAAAGTTAATCTGAACGCCGATATGGCGGAAGGATTCGGCGCCTACGACATCGGCGACGATGCCGCGATGCTGAAGATCGTGCGCTCCGCCAACGTCGCCTGCGGCTTTCACGGCGGCGATGCGAATGTCATGGACCGGGTCTGCGCCGCTGCGAAGGCCGAGGGCGTCTCGATCGGCGCACATCCGGGCTTCAACGACCTCTGGGGCTTCGGACGGCGGCGCATCTCCATGGCCCTGCGCGAGGTCGAGGCGATGATCGCCTACCAGGTCGGCGCACTGCAGGCGATGGCGGCGATGCACGGTCTCAGGGTCACGCACATGAAGCCGCACGGAGCTCTCAACAACATGGCCTCCGAGGACAAGGGCCTCGCCGAGGCGATCGTGCGGGCGACGAAGGCGGTCGATCCGGCGATCATTCTGCTGGCGACGACCGGCTCCGAGCTGCTGAAGGCGGGCGAGACGCTGGACGTACCGACCGCCTCCGAGGTCTTCGCCGACCGGACATATGACGCGCAGGGAAACCTGACCAGCCGCAAGCGCGACGACGCCATGATCCGCGACCCCGGGCAAGCGGTTGAGCATGTCCTGCGGATGGTCGAGACCGGAAAGGTCCGCTCGACCGACGGCGTCGAGGTTCCGGTCAGAGTCCATTCCATCTGCGTCCATGGCGACGAGCCGACCGGCCCCGCCGTCGCAAACGCAGTCCGCAAGGCGCTCGAGGCAAAGGGGATCGAGGTCGTTCCCCTGCCGGACGTGCCGCTGAACTGATTTTCCTACAAAGCCCGAAACCCGAGGAGCTACCCCGTGAGCCGCGAACAAGCCATCTCCGCCGCCGCAGACTATTTCGACAGCGGTGAATTCGTGAAGGATCTGACCCGCCGCGTGGCGATCCGCACCGAGAGCCAGCTCTACGAAGAGCGAAAGCCCGAGATGGAGGCCTACATGGCCGAGATGCGCGCGTCGCTGGAGCCGATGGGCTATGTCTGCGAGCAGTTTGAAAACCCGTCACCCAAGGGCGGTCCGTTCCTGATCGCGACCCGGCACGAGGGAGACAATCTGCCGACCGTACTGACCTACGGACATGGCGACGTGGTGCGCGGCATGGAGGGCCAGTGGGCCGAGGGGCGCGATCCCTGGACGCTGACCGAAGTCGGGGACCGGCTCTACGGCCGCGGGATCGTCGATAACAAAGGCCAGCATTCCATCAATATCGCCGGCATCAACGCGGTCCTGAAGACCCGCGGCAAGCTCGGCTTCAATTCGAAGATCCTGATCGAGAGCGGCGAGGAGTCCGGCTCCCCGGGATTAGCGGAGTTCGCGAAGCAGCAGAAGGCGAAGCTGAAGGCCGACTTCCTGATCGCCTCCGACGGCCCGCGCATCAGCGCCGATCATCCGACCGTCTTCATGGGCTCGCGCGGCGCCTATCCGATGGACATCACCTGCGACCTTCGCGAAGGCGCACACCATTCCGGCAACTGGGGCGGCCTGCTCGCCAACCCGGCGGTGATCCTCGCCCACGCGCTCGCCAGCATCGTCGACCGGCGCGGCCAGATCCGCGTGCCGGAATGGCGCCCGACCACCCTGACCCCGGCGATCCGCGCCGCGCTCGCCGAATGCGAGCTCGAGGCCGAGGCGAACGGACCGCAGATCGATCCGAACTGGGGCGAGGAGTCCCTCACCCCGATCGAGCGGGTCATCGGCTGGAACAGCTTCGAGATCCTGGCCTACACGGCCGGCCTGCCCGACAAGCCGGTGAACGCGATCCCCGGAAGGGCGACCTGCCGCGGCCAGCTGCGATTTGTCGTCGGCACCGATCCGGAAGACATCATTCCCGCCCTGCGCCGCCATCTCGACCGCGAGGGCTTCCCGATGGTCACCGTCTCGGACGCCGACCGTGGCTACATGAAGGCGACCCGGCTGGAACCGGACCACCCGCTGGTGCAATGGGCGGCGAATTCGATCCAGCGCTCGACCAACAAGAAGACCGCGATCCTGCCGAACCTCGGCGGTTCCCTGCCGAACGACGTCTTCAGCGAAACCCTCGGTCTCCCCACGATCTGGGTTCCGCATTCCTATGCCTCATGCTCCCAACACGCACCGAACGAGCATGCCCTGAAACCGATCCTGCGCGAGGGTCTGCAGCTGACCGCCGGCCTGTTCTGGGACATCGGCGACGGCACCCTGCCGAAGAGCTGGTGACATCATGACGAAGCGCCGCGTCCTCTCCGCCGAGATCAGTCACGAAACCAATACTTTCAGTGTCTTGCGGACCAATCTTGATGCATATCTCCGCCGCCAGTGCTATTTCGGCGACGATATCGCGAAGCACATGTCCGGGACGGCGACGGAGATCGCCGCCCATATCGACGCCGCGAAGAAATACGGTTGGGACCTGATCCCGACCGTTGCCGCGCATGCGACGCCGAGCGGCATGACCACGGCGGAGACATGGGAAAAGCTTTGCAACACTGTCCTTGCCGGCCTCGATAGCGGTCCGGTCGACGGCGTCATCCTGGCGCTGCACGGCGCCATGGTGACGGAGAGCAGTCTCGACGCCGAAGGCGACCTGCTTGCCCGGCTGCGCAAACGGCTCGGCAAGGACGTTCCGATCGCGGTGACGCTCGATCTTCACGCCAATGTCACCGACGAGATGGGGGAACTCGCCGATTTCATCGTGCCCTACCGGACCTATCCGCATATCGACCAGTATGAGGTCTCGATCGAGGCGGCCGCGCTGCTGCAACAAGCGATGGACGGCAAGCTCCGCCCGGTGACCGTTGTCGCCCGGGCAGCAACGCTCGACGGTCTCAATCACGGCCGGACCCAAGAGGGCCCGATGGTCGCGGCGCTGGCGCGGGCAAAGGAAATCAAGGACACCGATCCCTCCGTACTGGAAATCGGTCTCTGCGCCGGTTTCGCTTGGTCCGATCTCGCTGAGGCCGGCCCCTCCGTGACGGTGACGACGGATGGCGACGCCGATAAGGCAAAGGCGATCGCGGCGGAGTTCGTGGCGTTCATCTGGGAAACGCGGGATCAGAATACGGTTCCCTTGCTTTCCCTCGCGGAGATCGAGGTGAAGATCCGCTCCGGCCCGACGGGCAAGGGTCCGCTCGTCATCGGAGACACCACGGACAATCCCGGCGGCGGGGGCTACGGCGACGGCGTGCGGCTGCTCGAAACGATCATCGCCTCCGGGAACGGCAACGCCGTTCTGGCAGCCATTTGCGACCCGGCAGCGGCCGACCAGGCCCACGCGGCCGGGACCGGCGCGACAATTTCCGTCAGTCTCGGCGCCAAGGTCGACCCAGATCACTACGGCCCCTCGCTCAATGTAGATGCGCGCGTGCTCGCACTCAGCGAGACGGGCGCCTTCGTCTGCGACGGGCCGATGTGGGCCAATATGGGGGTCCGGCTCGGAAAATCGGCTCTGGTCGAGATCGCCGGAGTGAAAGTCGTGGTCGCCAGCAGCAATCTGCAGGTCACGGACCAGCAGGCATTGAAGCTCTTCGGCCTCGATCCCGCCTCTTTCGACGTCATCGGCGTCAAGTCCTCGCACCATTTCCGGGCCGCCTACCAGCCCGTCGCGCGCGAGGTCGTGCTGGTGGACAGCGGCGGACTGGTCTCGCAGGACTACAAGAGCTTCACCTACAAGCACCTGCGCCGGCCGATCTGGCCGATCGACGATATCCAGGACTGAAGACCGGGGTCAGTGGCGCGGAGCGACACTCCGCTCCACCAGCGCCATGAACCGGCGTGTCGGTCCGTCGTGGTACGGTGTCAGGACACCGCCGTCGAACGCGCTCGAGGCACGCCCTTTCTGCATCCGCTCGACCACGTCGATGTCTTCCATAAAAACCTCAACCCATCCTTCGAGGAGCTGGTCGCGGATCTCCGCATAGTCCGTTTCGAGGGCGGTCTCGTCCGCGAAATAGATATGCAGGTCCTCGACAGTCCGGCCCTGCCCGTCCGGGCGCACGATGATCCCGAACAGATGGTCGCGCTGCACGCCGAGCATCAGGTTCGGGTAGACGACCGGGTACTCGCCGCAACGGTCGGACGTCTCGTCGAGATCGGGAAAGGCCGGAAGCTGGCGTCCGCCGATCCCGCCAGGACGGTAATTCGCCGTCACCTGTCCGAAGATGTAAGGCGCGACATCGATCTGGCCGTGGATGTCGAGAGGCGAGACGCGGTTCAGCTCCGGATGCACCCAAGGCAGATGATAGCTCTCCAGATAGTTCTCCATGGCGAGCTTCCAGTTCGCCCGCAGCGAGAAGCTCTTCCCGAATCCATATGAGAGGCGGGAGAAATCGTATTTCGACCAGCGCGCCGTCAGAGGCGCCATGACCTCCTCAAGCGCCTCCGCCACTCCCGAGAGGTCGACAAAGACGAAATCGAGCCACTTTGCCGTACGCACCGGCCGGAGCCCGAGCTTCGACTTGTCTATTGCCGGACACTCATGCCGGTCGGGTCCGCCGACAAAGGGGGTGCGCAGGAGCTTTCCGTCGTGACCATAGGTCCAGGAATGGTAGGGGCAGCGCAATCCGGCCTGACGCTTCATCGGTTCGGTCACGAGAAGAACGCCGCGGTGGCTGCAGACATTGTGAAATCCGCTGATTTCACCGGCCTTGTCCCGCACCAGGACCAGCGGCTGCCCGCCGACATCGACCGGCAAGACATCGCCCGGGTCCGGAACCTGTGCGCCGACAGCCACACAGACCCAGTTTCTTCCGAAAATGCCGTCGGCTTCTTTAATATGCGCGGTTAATTCCGAGTAATACCTGTTGCCGAGTCCCCGCCCCGCAGGCGCGTTCGGACTGAATACTTCCGGCAGATCCTGTTCGGACATGCAGACCCCCACATCGTTATTTTGCGAACACTCTATTACGCCGGCCCTGTGACAGTCTGTCGCGGAGACGACCGATCACCCCAAGAAAACCGTCAACTTCTGAATAAAACAGTCAGGTCTCCACCCTGGGCGAAAAAACAAATTAAATGCAGTGTTTAAGTATCTTTTAAATCTTGTGCGCGAAAACCGCCTTCGGAAAACACCGGACCAAAACTTAACAAGGTCCGACGTATTCAAGACCGAATGAAACAGAACCCGAAGGAAACAAACATGCTCAGGAATCTTGTTCTCGCCGTCGCCATGCTCTTCACCGTTGCGACCGCCGCCAATGCCGCCGAATTCGCCACACAGGACGAAGCCAAGGCCATGGCAGAAAAAGCCGCCGCGCACATCAAGGCCGCCGGCATGGAAACCGCGATTAAAGACTTCATGACCCCGGGCGGCCAGTGGCACGATCGCGACCTCTATGTCTTCGTCTTCGACGCGAAAGGCACGACGATCGCCCACGGCGCGAAGGCTTCTCTAGTCGGCCGCGACCTGACCGGCCTGCGCGACGTCGACGGCAAGCAGTTCATCAAGGAATTCCTGACCGTCTCCGACGCCGGCTGGATCGACTACAAGTGGCAGAACCCGACCACCAACGCGGTCGAGCCGAAGTCGTCCTATATCATCAAGGTCGGCACCGACCTCGTTGGCGTGGGCGCCTACAAGCGCTAATCGGTCCGTTACCTGCTATCCGGGGGCGGCGTGACCGCCCCCGGGAGTTCAAAAAATCTCAAGGGCCAGGAATCAATAAAATGCTCAAGAACCTGCCGATCATCCAGAAAACGCTCATTGCTCCTGGAATTGCCTGCCTGATGATTCTCGTTATCGCGGCAGTGTTCTTCATTTCGTCGAGGCAGACGGCGAACCTGCAGAACCAGGCCGACATGGCACAGAGCTTGGTGCTGAAGACCAAGGATCTGCAGGGCACAGTCAATGCCGGACATGCGACCCTCTTCCGCGCCCTGAGTTGGCAGCAATCCGGCGTTGCCGCTGATGATGTCGCCAAGGCGATGAACGAGGCACGCGAAATCTTCGCCGATGTCGATCTCCAGTTCGACGAGATCGCTTCCATCTCAAGCGAAGACAATGCCGAAGCCATCAAGGAAATCCGCGCCGCCTTCGGCGAATACCGCAAGGTCGCGATCGAGACCCTGGAAACGGTTTCCATCGACGCCTTTCTCGCATCGATGCTCATGACCGACGCCCATATCCGCCTGCTCGATGTTTCGGGCAAGATCGGCGCGCTCTCGGGCTCGATCATCATCAACGCCAACAAGATCCGGCAGGAAGCCGAGGCCGCCGGAAAATTCGCGGAGATCGAAGTACTCGCGGTCGTCGTCGCCGCTTTCGTGCTCGCACTCGCTGTTGGCGTCTACGCCGGCCGGGCCATCACCAATCCGGTGCGCCGGATCACGGCCGTGATCAAGGAGATCGCCGACGGTAACAGCGACACCGATATCACCGATCAGGATCGCCGCGACGAGGTTGGTTCCATTGCCGAGGCGCTGGGCGTCATGAAGCAGGGCCTGATCGAGCGCGAGGAAATGCGCGCCCGCCAGCAGGCCGAGGAGCGGGAACGTGCTGCCCGCGCGCAGAAAATCGAACAGTCGATCAAGCGGTTCGAAGGCATGATCGGCCAATCGATGGCCGAACTGAACGAAATGGCGTCCAACCTGAACACGACCGCCACGGAGATGACCGAGGCGGCCGGCCAGACCAATCGCCAATCCGATCAGGTCGCCTCTGCCGCGACCCTTGCTTCGACCAACGTCAACACCGTCGCCGCCGCGACCGAGGAGCTGTCGGCATCGATCGGGGAGATCACCCGCAAGGTCTCCGATGCGTCCAACATCAGCCATTCGGCTGTTGAGGAAAGCCAGCAGACGAACGCGCAGATGCAGGCGCTGGCCCAGTCCGCGGACAAGATCGGCCAGATTGTCACGCTGATCCGGGATATCGCCGAGCAGACCAATCTGCTCGCCCTCAACGCCACGATCGAAGCCGCGCGGGCGGGCGATGCGGGCAAAGGCTTCGCGGTGGTCGCCTCCGAGGTGAAGAGCCTCGCGAACCAGTCCGCCCAGGCGACCGAAGAGATCTCGACCCAGGTTCAGGAAATCCAGCAATCCAGCGCCGCCGCGGTCGAGGCGATCAACCGGGTGACGGAACTGATCTCCAACCTGTCGGAATCCTCGACCATGATCGCAGGCGCCGTAGAGGAACAGTCCGCCGCGACCTCGGAAATTTCCCGCAACGTCCAGGATGCAGCATCCGGCACCGAGGAAGTGACCAGCAGCATCGCCCATGTGAACGAGGCGACCTCGCGAACCAGCGCCGCCGCGGAGAACGTCACCGGGACTGCGTCTCGCATGAACCACTCGGTGAGCACCCTGCGGAGCCAGGTCGACGCTTTCCTCGCCGAGGTGCGCGCGGTCTGATCCATGCTTCACTTTTGTCGGATGCGGCCGGATTTCGATCCGGCCGCATTCTTTTGCACGCCGGCTTCACGCAACCATAAGATTGCGTCGCATCCATTTATGCATTCTATTTTAAGGTGTAATCGAGCGCCTTTGAGAGTTTGCTTTAATTCCCTATTTTGAGCCAATTTTTTGCGGTTTTCATTCGTTAACTAAGTAATCAAAAGAGACAAATCGTGTGATACACTTCAATTTTTCGGGGAGTATCGCCATGCATGTACAAGAAATTCCCACGTCCTTCTACCGCTCCATCTACCAAACCTCGGAGAACGTCTACCTCTCCCGGTCCGCAGAAGCGGGATCAGGCGAGGAACTGACTGGACGCATCGATGACATCCTGGACAGGCGCCTCGCGACGACAGGGGGATTGTCGTTGAGCGATGCCGCAGAGCTTTTGCTGCTGGTACGCGAACACCCGCTTCCGGAAGCGCGCAAGGCGGTGAAGGACGCCGCCCGGGCCCTCCGGCACCGGACCTTCGGCCACGGCGTCGCCACCATGGTGCCGATCGAGGTCACCTCCTTCTGCTCCAGCACCTGCCGGTTCTGCGGCTGGCGCGCGGATAACAAGGCAATGGCGCGCATGGCGATCACCGGCGCGGCGATCCGTGAACAGGCAAAGGTTCTCGCCGCCAAGGGCTTCTCCCATTTCGAGATCGCCGGTGGAGACGACCTGAAATTCCTGAAAGACAATCTCGCCGAGTTGATCCGCGGCCTGAAACAGGAGACCAGCGCGGTCAATCCCGACGCCCGGGTCTCGCTCTGCCTCGTGCCGATGCACCAGGAACATTACGAGGCGCTG
The nucleotide sequence above comes from Nisaea sediminum. Encoded proteins:
- a CDS encoding M20 family metallopeptidase, giving the protein MSREQAISAAADYFDSGEFVKDLTRRVAIRTESQLYEERKPEMEAYMAEMRASLEPMGYVCEQFENPSPKGGPFLIATRHEGDNLPTVLTYGHGDVVRGMEGQWAEGRDPWTLTEVGDRLYGRGIVDNKGQHSINIAGINAVLKTRGKLGFNSKILIESGEESGSPGLAEFAKQQKAKLKADFLIASDGPRISADHPTVFMGSRGAYPMDITCDLREGAHHSGNWGGLLANPAVILAHALASIVDRRGQIRVPEWRPTTLTPAIRAALAECELEAEANGPQIDPNWGEESLTPIERVIGWNSFEILAYTAGLPDKPVNAIPGRATCRGQLRFVVGTDPEDIIPALRRHLDREGFPMVTVSDADRGYMKATRLEPDHPLVQWAANSIQRSTNKKTAILPNLGGSLPNDVFSETLGLPTIWVPHSYASCSQHAPNEHALKPILREGLQLTAGLFWDIGDGTLPKSW
- a CDS encoding M81 family metallopeptidase, with amino-acid sequence MTKRRVLSAEISHETNTFSVLRTNLDAYLRRQCYFGDDIAKHMSGTATEIAAHIDAAKKYGWDLIPTVAAHATPSGMTTAETWEKLCNTVLAGLDSGPVDGVILALHGAMVTESSLDAEGDLLARLRKRLGKDVPIAVTLDLHANVTDEMGELADFIVPYRTYPHIDQYEVSIEAAALLQQAMDGKLRPVTVVARAATLDGLNHGRTQEGPMVAALARAKEIKDTDPSVLEIGLCAGFAWSDLAEAGPSVTVTTDGDADKAKAIAAEFVAFIWETRDQNTVPLLSLAEIEVKIRSGPTGKGPLVIGDTTDNPGGGGYGDGVRLLETIIASGNGNAVLAAICDPAAADQAHAAGTGATISVSLGAKVDPDHYGPSLNVDARVLALSETGAFVCDGPMWANMGVRLGKSALVEIAGVKVVVASSNLQVTDQQALKLFGLDPASFDVIGVKSSHHFRAAYQPVAREVVLVDSGGLVSQDYKSFTYKHLRRPIWPIDDIQD
- a CDS encoding MBL fold metallo-hydrolase produces the protein MTEALDYVMGDRRPEDGKLLQVAPGIHWLRLPLPFSLDHVNLYLLEDDAGWVIVDCGLNSENCRTAWTRILEDVIGNDPVQAIVGTHFHPDHVGLAGWLQDRTGAPLWMSRTEWLNARAYYLDTSDDFVDQMVGFYGRLGLGEASGEMRKIGNEYRKLVSPIPPSFNRIGPDTLLKIGGRVWKPYFGAGHSPDHVCLYSQTDNIMLGGDLLLPRITPIIAVWWTEPDANPLQDFLNFLARMEGSADEMLVLPGHDGPYRGINFRIGALRSHHDQRLEEAAAACARPGSAAEIMRALFTRELDLHQTRFAIGETLAHLHLLMQDGEVRRELGDDGTYRFERAA
- a CDS encoding cache domain-containing protein, whose amino-acid sequence is MLRNLVLAVAMLFTVATAANAAEFATQDEAKAMAEKAAAHIKAAGMETAIKDFMTPGGQWHDRDLYVFVFDAKGTTIAHGAKASLVGRDLTGLRDVDGKQFIKEFLTVSDAGWIDYKWQNPTTNAVEPKSSYIIKVGTDLVGVGAYKR
- a CDS encoding LamB/YcsF family protein, with protein sequence MTKVNLNADMAEGFGAYDIGDDAAMLKIVRSANVACGFHGGDANVMDRVCAAAKAEGVSIGAHPGFNDLWGFGRRRISMALREVEAMIAYQVGALQAMAAMHGLRVTHMKPHGALNNMASEDKGLAEAIVRATKAVDPAIILLATTGSELLKAGETLDVPTASEVFADRTYDAQGNLTSRKRDDAMIRDPGQAVEHVLRMVETGKVRSTDGVEVPVRVHSICVHGDEPTGPAVANAVRKALEAKGIEVVPLPDVPLN
- the pxpB gene encoding 5-oxoprolinase subunit PxpB: MSEPVFLPAGDTALVVQFGEAVDAAVNRRVRHLAAKLRESGAKGIVDIVPTIRSLMVHYDPLETGSAALRAAISELLHHEHDEEDAYRLWTIPVCYEGRCAPDLENVAREMKLDTGEVVRRHAAEPLEVFMMGFLPGFPYLGLLPEEFDIPRLFEPRVKVPARSISVAVRQTTVYTVECPGGWHLIGQTPVEFFEPERSEPILVAAGDRIRFEPVPLREYESIRKAVEADDYKPASEEIVP
- a CDS encoding 5-oxoprolinase subunit C family protein codes for the protein MNGFRVIQAGFAPTLQDFGRPAFQNRGVPVSGALDPVSLRIGNALVGNDGGMAAIEFRLVGPTLEVTVESVRVALTGTRAELIVEASERVTLPSYQSVTLRRGQRLSVAPVSDSGVAYLCVEGGFDLPAVFDSLSTYGRSRIGGFHGRALKDGDELPLRLSEAEERGELRLERPAYLEETGPVRVVLGPQRDYFSEASTAAFFETEYKISREADRMGMRLEGPALEHARGYNITSDGIVTGAVQVPGNGMPIILLADHQTTGGYPKIGTVISADIPRLGRMKPGDRLSFREIDVEGAEGARREQEKAIQKLLASLTPAAAWLDEAALYRENLISGVVQDSDAL
- a CDS encoding methyl-accepting chemotaxis protein — its product is MLKNLPIIQKTLIAPGIACLMILVIAAVFFISSRQTANLQNQADMAQSLVLKTKDLQGTVNAGHATLFRALSWQQSGVAADDVAKAMNEAREIFADVDLQFDEIASISSEDNAEAIKEIRAAFGEYRKVAIETLETVSIDAFLASMLMTDAHIRLLDVSGKIGALSGSIIINANKIRQEAEAAGKFAEIEVLAVVVAAFVLALAVGVYAGRAITNPVRRITAVIKEIADGNSDTDITDQDRRDEVGSIAEALGVMKQGLIEREEMRARQQAEERERAARAQKIEQSIKRFEGMIGQSMAELNEMASNLNTTATEMTEAAGQTNRQSDQVASAATLASTNVNTVAAATEELSASIGEITRKVSDASNISHSAVEESQQTNAQMQALAQSADKIGQIVTLIRDIAEQTNLLALNATIEAARAGDAGKGFAVVASEVKSLANQSAQATEEISTQVQEIQQSSAAAVEAINRVTELISNLSESSTMIAGAVEEQSAATSEISRNVQDAASGTEEVTSSIAHVNEATSRTSAAAENVTGTASRMNHSVSTLRSQVDAFLAEVRAV
- a CDS encoding aromatic ring-hydroxylating oxygenase subunit alpha encodes the protein MAVGAQVPDPGDVLPVDVGGQPLVLVRDKAGEISGFHNVCSHRGVLLVTEPMKRQAGLRCPYHSWTYGHDGKLLRTPFVGGPDRHECPAIDKSKLGLRPVRTAKWLDFVFVDLSGVAEALEEVMAPLTARWSKYDFSRLSYGFGKSFSLRANWKLAMENYLESYHLPWVHPELNRVSPLDIHGQIDVAPYIFGQVTANYRPGGIGGRQLPAFPDLDETSDRCGEYPVVYPNLMLGVQRDHLFGIIVRPDGQGRTVEDLHIYFADETALETDYAEIRDQLLEGWVEVFMEDIDVVERMQKGRASSAFDGGVLTPYHDGPTRRFMALVERSVAPRH